The genomic window AGGTGCACTTTGGCGGATACGAGCTTCGACATCGTGGTCATCGGCGCGGGCCCCGGCGGGTACGTCGCCGCCATCAAGGCCGCGCAGCTTGGCTACAAGACCGCGTGCGTGGAGGAAGACGCGCTCGGCGGCATCTGCCTCAACTGGGGGTGCATCCCCACCAAGGCGCTGCTGGAGAGCGCGGCCATGATCACGCACCTGGGGCACGCCCAGGAGTTCGGCGTCACCGTCGGCGAGATCAAGACCGACCTCGCGCAGGCCGTCAAGCGCTCGCGCCAGGTGAGCGAACGGCTGGTGAAGGGGATCGGCTTCCTCTTCAAGAAGAACAAGATCACCCACCTCCCCGGCCGCGGGCGCCTCGCCGGCGGCGGGAAGGTGGAGGTGACGGCCAAGGACGGGTCGAAGTCCACCGTCGCGGCCAAGCACATCATCATCGCCACCGGCAGCAAGCCGCGCGACCTGCCGTTCCTGCGCATCGACCACGACCGCGTGTGGGACTCCACCGACGCCATGATCCCGCAGTCGCCACCCAAGACGCTGGCGGTGATCGGCGCGGGGGCCATCGGAATGGAGTTCGCGGACGTGCACAGCGCCTTCGGCACGCAGATCACCATCATCGAGGCCGCCGACCGCGTGCTGCCGCTGGAGGACAAGGACGTCTCCGCCGTGGTGGAGAAGGCGTACCGCAAGCGCGGGATGACGATCCTGACCGGCGCCAAGCTGGAAAAGGCGGACATCGGCAAGGACGGCGTGACGCTCACCGTGAAGACGGCCAAGGGCGAGACGCAGACGATCCAGGCGGAGCGCGTCCTTTCAGCCATCGGCCGCGTGCCGCTGACCGAGGACATCGGGCTGGAGAAGGCGGGGGTGAAGCTCACCGACCGCGGCTTCATCGAGGTGGACCGCCAGCTGCGCACGAACGTGGAGGGGATCTACGCGATCGGCGACGTGGCGGGGCCGCCGCTGCTGGCGCACAAGGGCTCTCACGAAGGCGTGGCGTGCGTGGAGGCGATCCACGGCGACAAGCACGCGGGGATCGACTACTCCAACATCCCCAACTGCACCTACTGCCACCCCGAGGTCGCGTCGGTCGGCCTCACCGAGGCACAGGCGCGTGAGAAGGGGCACGACGTGGAGATCGGCTCCTTCCCCTGGAGCGCCAACGGCCGCGCCCTCACGGCCGGCGACTCGGAAGGGTTCGTCAAGGTGATCCGCGACAAGAAGTACGGCGAGATCCTGGGCGCGCACCTGGTGGGCCCGCACGCCACTGAGCTGATCGCCGAGTTCGTCGTCGGGCGGCACCTGGAGGCCACCATGGAGGAGATGGACCGCGCGATGCACCCGCACCCCACGCTCTCCGAGGCGGTGGCGGAGGCGGCGCTGGCGTCGATGGGGCACGCGCTGCACATCTAGCGGGAGGCCGGTACGATGGGATGGAGGCGCGGGGCAGCGGATGCTCTCCGCGCCTCTTTGCTTAGGTGGATCGCGGCCGCAGCCGGGGGATAAATCCCCCGGCTGGAACCACGCGAAGACGGCTGAAGCCGTCTCGAGTGGCCTGCGTGGTGTGTTCGTTTTGCGGAGTGTGTCGTCCTAGCTGTTGTGCGGGCTTCGCTCGCCCGGGGCCGCGGGGGGTGAGAAGTTTTTCTTTGTCTTTCCTCTGTGTCTCTGTGTCTCTGTGTGAGATTGCTGTTTTCCGTCCTCCCGAGCCTGTCCATGATGCCCAGTCTCCGCCGTCTTCTCGCCGCCGCCGTGGTCGCCGCGGCCATGTTCGCGCCCTCGCAGGGGGATGCGCAGCGGGTCGTGCGCGTTCCGCCGCTGTATCCCACGTCGCCGCCACGGGTGATCGGGCTGGGGACCGTGGATACGACGGGGCTCCAGTTCCGCGTGTCGCAGGGGCGGGTGCTGGGGACGGCGGCGCTCCCCGCCACGCAAGGAGAGAGGATCAGCGCGCTGGAGGCGGCGCGCGTGCTGGCGCGCGCACGGCCGCTGGCGCCCGATTCGGCGGCGCGCGACAGCTTCCACTTCCCCGCGCAGACGATGCCCGCGCCGCGAGCCGGGGCCACCGTGGTCACCGGCTTCCCGTCGCGCGACACGGCGGGGTCGGTGCCGGTGCCGCGGATGGGGACGGGGGCGCTGACGGTCACGCGGCGCGCGCCGGAAGGAGAGGTGCCGCTGGGCGCGGAGGTGACGATCGCCTTTTCGCAGCCGATGGTGCCGCTCTCGTCCGTCGGCAACGTGGAGGCGCGGGCGGTGCCGGCGCGGCTTTCTCCGCAGGCGCCGGGGCGGTGGCAGTGGATCGACGTGAGGACGCTGCGCTTCGAGCCGCAGGGGCGCCTCCCGATGGCGACGGAGTTCACGGTGGAGATCCCCGCCGGCACCACGTCGGCCACGGGCGGGCGGCTGGCGGAGGCGGTGCGCTGGACCTTCGCCACCCCCGCGCCCCGGGCCACGGGCGGGTGGCCGTACGGCGGCGCGACGGGATTGCGGCCCGTGATCGTCGCCCGCTTCGACCAGAACGTGAACCCCGCGGCCGTCCTCGCAAGCGTCGTGGTGCAGGCCGGCGGCGCGCGCGTGCCCGTGCGCATGGCCACGGCATCGGAGGTGGAGGCGGACGCGGATGCGCAGGCGCGCGTGCGCGGGCTGGAGGCGGGGCGCTGGATCGCCTTCCGCCCGGTCAACCCGCTGCCCAACAACGTTGAGGTCACGGTCACGATCGCGCCCGGCACTCCATCGGCCGAGGGGCCGCGGCGCACGGTGGACACCCAGGTGTGGAGCTTCCGCACCTTTGGGCCGTTCCGCTTCGTGCGCGGCAACTGCGGCTACGGAGGCCTGTGCCGCCCGGGGATGCCGTTCGTCCTCGAGTTCTCCAACCCGCTGGCCGACTCCCTCTTCGACGCATCGCTCGTGCGCGTGGAGCCCGCCATCGAGGGGATGCGCATCGCCCCGCAGGGCAACTCGCTGATGATCATGGGGCGGACGCGGCCCAACACGCGCTACACCGTGCGGGTGGACGCGGGGCTGCGCGACAGGTTCGGGCAGCGGCTCGCGGGGCCGGCCACGGCGTCGTTCCAGGTGGGCGCGCCGGTGGCCCAGCTCTGGTCCGCGAACAACATGGTGGTGCTGGATCCGCAGGGGCCGCGCTCCGTCTCCGTGTTCGCGCGGGGGCACCAGCGGCTGCGCGTGCGGGTGCTCCGCGTGGCGCCCGAGGACTGGCTCACCTTCGGCCAGAGGGGCGGGCGTGAGCGCGGAGAGCCGATGCGGCTCCCCGGCCGCGAGGTCTCCAGCCGGCTCGTGCAGCCGGGCGGCCAGCCCGGCGACACGCGCGAGGTGGCGGTGGACCTGACGCCCGCGCTGGACGGCGGGCTGGGGCAGGTGGTGGTGGCGGTGGAGGCGGTCGAGGGCGCCACGGCGGGGGAGCGCAACCAGGGCGTGTATCTGTGGGTGCAGGCCACGCGCATCGGCCTCACCGCGTTCGGCGACATGACCGACCTGACGGCGTGGACGAGCTCGCTGGTGGACGGGCGCCCGCTCCCGGGCGTGGAGGTGAGGCTGCATCCCGCCGGCGCCGCGGCCACCACCGGCGCGGACGGGCTGGCGACGATGGGGCTTCCGTCCGGGACGGAGCGCTCGCTCATCGTGGCGCGGTCGGGGGGCGACGTCGCGATCCTGGCGCCGGGGATGGGCAACGCGGGGTGGGTGCACCTGGGGCGCCAGCCGGAGCAGGCGCATACCGCGTGGTACACCTTCACCGACCGCAACCTGTACCGCCCCGGCGAGACGGTGCGCTTCAAGGGGTGGGCGCGGCGGATGTCGTTCGGAAAGGACGGCGCCCTCACGCTTCCCGGCCGCGGCGCCGTGGACTACCTGGTGCGCGACTCGCGCGGCAACGAGATCGGCAAGGGGACGGCGCAGCTCACGGAGCTGGGCGGCTTCGACGCGTCGTTCGTGGTGCCGCAGGGGGCCAACCTGGGCCACGCATCCATCCAGGTGAGCCTGGCCGGGTCGCCGAACGATTCGCACGGCTTCTCCTTCCTGATGCAGGAGTTCCGCAGGCCCGAGTACGAGGTCTCCGTCACGGCCGACGAGGGCCCGCACTTCGTGGGCGGCGGAGCGGAGGTGGTGGCGCGCGCGTCGTACTTCAGCGGCGGCGGCCTTCCCGGCGCACCGGTGGAGTGGCGGGTGACGGCGGCGCCCGGCTTCTTCTCCCCGCCGGGGTGGGACGAGTGGAGCTTCGGCCCCACGCGCCCCTGGTGGTGGTGGATGGATGGCGACGATGACGGCGAGGAGGACGAGACTTTCAGCGGCGTCACCGACGCGTCGGGGGCGCACGCGATCCGGCTGGACTTCGACCGCGCCGTTCCCCCGCGCCCCTTCCAGGTGACGGCGTACGCCACCGTCACCGACGTCAACCGGCAGACGTGGACCTCCAGCGCGTCGCTCCTGGTGCACCCGTCCGCGGTGTACCTGGGGATGAGGACGCCCCGCTCGTGGCTCGAAGCGGGCGACACGATGGAGCTGGAGATGATCGCGGTGGGGCTGGACGGGAAGCCGGTCACCGGCCGCACCATCGACGTGCGCATCCGCCGCAACGAATGGCGCTTCGACGACGGGCGCTGGCGCGAGGTGGAGGCGGGGAGTGAGGCGTGCTCCCGCGTCTCCGGCACGACGCCGGTGCGCTGCACCTTTCGCGTCGTCGGCGGCGACTACCGCATCGAGGGGGTGACCACCGACGCGCAGGGCCGCCGCACCTTCACCACGCTGCGCATGTGGGTGGCGGGCCCCGGCGTGCGCTTCCCCGGCCGCGGCGAGGAGAACGAGGCGCGGCGGGTGGAGATGATCCCGGACAGGGAGCGCTACGCCGTGGGCGACACGGCGCGCATCCTCCTGCGCCTCCCCTTCCAGCCGGCGCGCGGGGTGGTGACGATCGGGCGGAACGGGATCGTGAGGACGGAGCCGCTCGCCACCGAGGGGGCCACGCACACGCTGCGCATCCCCATCACCGAGGCGGACGTGCCGAACGTGTGGGTGCAGGTGGACGTGACCGGCGCGACCTCCGGCGGCACTGAGGAGCTTCCGACGGCGCGCGGCGTGGACATGGCGGCGGGCACGGTGATGCTGCGCGTGCCGCCGCTCACCCGCACGCTCACCGTGCGCGCAGTGCCGTCCGACAGCACCATGCTGCCGGACGCGGAGGGCTCCGTTGAGGTGGAGGTCCGCGACGCGGGCGGGCGTCCCGTCGCGGGCGCCGAGGTGGCGGTGGTGGTGGTGGACGAGGCGGTGCTCGCGCTGAGCGGCTATCGCATCCCCGATCCGCTCGCGCTCTTCTACCCGGAGCGCGCGCCGGGGATCAACACGCTGCACCTGCGGCCGCTGGTCCGCGTAGTTGCGCCCGACTTCGCGCCGGCGCCGGGTACGCTGGTGGGGCGTGTGGTCAACGTGCAGACCGGGGAGCCGGTGGGCGGCACGCGGGTGTCGGTGCAGGGCTCCGGCCTCTCTGCCGTGGCCGATGCGCAGGGCCGTTTCCGCATCCGCGGCGTGCCGCAGGGGACGCTGACCTTGATCACGATGCAGGAGGGCTACGACGGCGCCAGCCAGACCGTACGCGTCGGCACGGACGCGACTGCGCCGCTGGTGCTCTACCTCGTCTCCGAGCAGGTGCGGCGGGAAGAGGCGATGGCGGACAGGGCGGGGAACGGAGTGGTGTACGAAAGACTGACCGCCACCGGCGCGGCCGCCAGCGCGCCGATGCCGGTGTCCGCTCCGCCCCCGCCGCCGCCTCCTCCTCCTGTGGAAGCGCCGATGTTGCAGGGGCGCGCGACCGGCATCATGCTCCGCGGGCTATCCCCGGGGAAGCCGACGACCATCGCCGTCCGCACCAATTTCGACCCGCTGGCCGTGTGGATGGCCGCCGTGCGCACAGACGCGCAGGGGCGGGTGCGGGTGCCGTTCAAGATTCCGTCGAACCTGACGCGCTACCGGGTGACGGCGGTCGCGGTGGAGGGCGCCACGCGCTTCGGGCTGGGCGAAAGCGCCATCACCGCGCGCCAGCCGCTGATGGTGAGGCCGTCGCCGCCGCGCTTCCTCAACTTCGGCGATCGCTTCGAGCTTCCCGTCGTGCTCCAGAACACCACGGGTGCGCCGATGGTGGTGCAGGTGGCGGCGCGCGCCGTGGGGGTGAGCTTCACCGATCCGGGCCGGCGCGTCACCATCCCGGCACGCGACCGGGTGGAGGTGCGCCTGGCCGCGGAGGCCGTGCAGGCCGGGCAGGCGCGCTTCCAGGTGGTGGCCGCCGGGGCGGACGGCGCGACAGACGCGGCGGAGTTCTCGCTCCCCGTCTACACCCCGGCCACGGCCGAGGCGTTCGCCACCTACGGCAACCTGGCCCAGGGCGCGGCCACCCTGCCGCTCGACGTGCCGATGGACGTCATCCCGTCGTTCGGCGGGCTGGAGGTGACCACTTCGTCCACTGCGCTGAGCGAGCTGACGGACGCCTTCCTCTACCTGGTGAGCTACCGCTACGAAGGGACGGAGCAGATCGCGTCGCGGATGATCGCCGTGGCGGCCCTGCGCGACGTGCTGGGCGCCGTCAACGCGGAGGGGCTGCCCTCGGCGGACTCGCTGCGCGCCTCGGTCGCGTCGGACGTGCGGCTGCTGGCGGCGCGCCAGAACGGCGACGGCGGGTTCGCTTGGTGGCAGCGCGGGCGCGAGTCGGCGCCGTACGCCAGCATCCACGCCGCGCACGCCCTGCAGCGGGTGCGCGAGGCCGGCTACGACGTGCCGGCGGAAGTCTTCAACCGCGCGCGCAGCTACCTGCGCGCCATCCCCGGCAACCTGCCGCGGGCGTACCCCGCGGACGCACGCCGCGCGCTGCACGCCTACGCCCTCTACACCCGCCGCCGCATGGGCGACGACGTGTCGGGCGACGTGCGCAGGCTGGTGACCGAGGCGGGCGGGGTGAACCAGCTCCAGCTGGAGACGGCCGGGTGGCTCCTCTCGGCGACGGCGGGGGAGCGCGGGCCGGCGGCGGTGCGCGACTCGCTGCTGACCCTGGTGAACAACCGCGCCACGGAGACGGCCACGACGGCCACCTTCGCCACGCGCTACACGGAGGGCGAGTACCTGCTGCTCCACTCGTCGCGGCGCACGGACGCGGTGGTGCTGGAAGGGCTGCTGGCCGCCGATCCACGCAACGAGCTGGTGGCCAAGACGGTGCGCGGGCTGCTGGGCAACCGCGTGCGCGGACGCTGGAGCAACACGCAGGAGAACGCGTGGGTGCTGCTGGCGGTGCAGCGCTACTTCCGCGAGTACGAGGCGCAGACTCCCGACTTCGTCGCCCGCGTCTGGCTGGGCGACCGGCTGGCGGGGAGCGCGCCCTTCCGCGGCCGCTCCGCTACGCGCGCGCAGACGGAGATCCCGATGCGCGTGCTCCAGCAGCTCCGCCCCCCGTCGCTGACCGTTGGGATGGAGGGGACGGGACGGCTTTACTACCGCGCCGGCCTCCGCTACGCCCCGCAAGACCTGGTACTCACGCCGATGCAGCGCGGCTTCGCGGTGGAGCGCACCTACGAGGCCGTGGACAGCGCGGGCGACGTTTCGCGCGGCGAGGACGGGATCTGGCGGGTGCGCGCGGGCGCGCGGATCCGCGTGACGGTCACGATGACGGCCCCGTCGCGCCGGCTGCACGTGGCGCTGGTCGATCCGCTCCCGGCCGGGTGGGAGCCGGTGAACAACGAGCTGCTCGGCGCCCAGCCGCAGGGCCGCGGCGATGAGGGCCCGGTGCGGCCGATGGGTCCGGTGGAGCGCGCGCTGATGACGGGCCGTGGCTACTGGGGCGGGAGCTGGTGGGAGCACCAGAACCTGCGCGACGATCGGGCGGAGGCGTTCACGTCGCTGCTGCCGGCGGGGGTGTACACCTACACGTACGTGGCTCGCGCCACCACCCCGGGCCTGTTCATCGTCCCGCCCCCGCGCGCCGAGGAGATGTACTCGCCGGAGACGTTCGGGCGCGGGGGGACGGACCGGGTGATCGTGCGGTAGGGCGCGGGGCCCCTCCCCCGCTCGTCACCTCGCTGCCCCTCCCCCAACCCCGGGGGAGGGGCGGTTGGCGTGTATGGGTGCCGGTTGCGGGGGTCGGCGCACCGGTGGGCACGGGCAGCCACGTGGGGCGGCCCCTACGGGGATCGGTGTACGGAGTCGGAATCCCGGTGGGGGCGAGGGTGGGCAGACACGCAGGTCTGCCCCTACGGGATCTCGTGTGCGGGGACGGGCGGCGGAGCGGCGCCGGGCACGGGCGCGATGAATCGCGCCCCTACCAGATCTGCGCAGCGCACACGTTGTTCTCCCCCTCACCCGCCCTGCGCCCCCGCAGGCGGGGGAGGGGGCCGGGGGGGAGGGGGCCCTCCGCGCGGCGCAAACCCCGGTCGAAGCACACCCGAGCCCCCTCTCTCGATAACGGCGAGGGCGGAGCCCTCTCCTGTTATCGGGAGAGGGGGCAGCGAGGAACGAGCGGGGGTGAGGGCCCCCGGCGCGCCCCTTGCCACCACGAATCGGCGGGGAACCGTGTACCGCGTTCGAAGGGGGTGAGGACGTGCAGAACGACGCGCAGAGCAGCGCCGGCAGGCTCAAGCGGCTGGATGGGCTGGCGTACCTGCTGGACAACTCCATCCCCATCCCCGGAACCGGGGCGCGGGTGGGGATCGACGCGCTGATCGGCCTCGTCCCCGGCATCGGCGACGTGGCGGGGACGGCGATGTCCGCCTACATCGTGATGCAGGCGGCACGGATGGGCGCGCCCGCGTCCGTCGTCGCACGGATGGTGCTCAACGTGGGCGTCGAGACCGTCGTCGGCACCATTCCATTTCTGGGCGACCTGTTCGACGCGGGGTGGAAGGCCAACGCGCGCAACATCAAGCTGCTGCGCGCCGTGGTGGACCAGCCCGGCGTGGCGCGCAGGTCGAGCCGCGCGGTGGTGTTCGGCACCGGGCTGGCGCTGCTGCTCATCCTGGTCGCGATCGGGGTGGTGGCGTTCGCGGTGGTGCGCGCGATGTGGTACTGGCTGACGGGCCCCGGCGGACCCGGACTGGTGTGATGCACGGAGGGCCCCACGTCGCCGCGGGGCCCTCCGTTCGTGCACGTGCGGCTCAGAAGTCGCGCGAGCTGGCTTCGGCGGAGGTGCCGGTGGTGCCGCTGGGGTCCTGGCCCAGCACGATGCCGCCGTTCTCGGTGCGGCCCGGGGCAGGCTGCTCGCCCTCGGCGCCGGCGGCCGCGAAGCCGCTGGCGTCGCCGTAGCTGCCGTCTTGCGGATCGGGGGCGGTGCGGGCCTGGCGCTCGCCGCGCTCCACTTCGTTGCCGCCGACGTCCGAGCCGGCGCCGGCCATCCCTTCGCGGCTCACCATGTCGTCCTGGTCCGCGAGGCGCTCGCCCTCGCTGCGGCCGCCGGTGGAGTCGTCCATCTGGCGCTCGGCCATGCCGGGGTTGCTGCTTTCGTTGTTGCGGTCCATGTGTCCTCGCTTGCGTGTGCGGGTCGCTGACTGGACCGGGGTCGGCTGGCAATTCGCATTCCCGCAGGGGGGCTCACGCGGAGGCGCGGAGACGCGGAAGAGAACTGGCAGAGGAAGAAGATGAGCTCGATCGAGATACGGGCGGCGGGGGTGGAGGACGTGCCGCTGATCCTCCACTTCATCCGGCGGTTGGCGGAGTACGAGCGGCTGGCGCACGAGGTGGTCGCGACCGAGGAGGGGCTGCGCGAGGGGCTCTTTGGCGCGCGGCCGGGGGCGGAGGTGGTGATCGCGGAGTGGGAGGGGACGCCGGCGGGGTTCGCGCTCTTCTTCCACAACTTCTCCACCTTTCTGGGCCGGCCCGGCTTGTACCTGGAGGACCTGTTCGTGGAGCCGGAGCACCGCGGGCGTGGGATCGGGAGGGCGCTGCTGGCCCACCTGGCGCGGCTCGCCGTGGAGCGCGGGTGCGGAAGGCTGGAGTGGTGGGTGCTCGACTGGAACGAGGACGCCATCCGCTTCTACCGCTCCCTGGGCGCGGTGTCCATGGACGACTGGACCGTGTACCGCGTGACCGGCGACCCCCTGCGTACGCTGGCGGAGCGGTAGGAAGCGCGGAGGAAGCCACAGAGAAAGCTTTTCTGTCCGCGCGGTCAGCCGGCCCCGGATTGGCATCCGGGGCCGATCCGGTGTATCTATATACTCTGGCAACCGATAGCTGACCCCGAAACGAGCATCGACCCGTGGCAGTGGACACCAGCGAGTGGAAGGCGCGCGCACGAGCCGGCTGGCAGCGGCTGCGTTTGGCGTGGCGCAACCGGCAGGAGCGCAAGATCGTCATCGGCCTGGGGCTGGTGACGATGGCGTCGTGCGGCACCGGCGGCGTGGTGGCCGCATGGACGCGCGCCTGCACCGGCACCTGCCCCAGCGCGGACCAGGTGGCCGACTTCGCGCCGCGCCAGGCGAGCCAGGTGCTCGACTCGCGCGGCGCACCGCTGGGTACGTTCTACCGCGAGCGGCGCACCGTCGTGCCGATCAAGTCGCTCCCGCGCTACGTGCCGCTGGCGTTCGTCTCCATCGAGGACGCGCGCTTCTACCACCACGAGGGGGTGGACCCCATGCGCGTGGTGGGGGCGATCCGCGACAACGTCCTGGGCGGCTTCGGGGCCACGGGCGGAAGCACCATCACCATGCAGCTCGCCCGCAACCTCTTTCCCCAGCAGCTGCCGGCGGGCGAGAAGAGCATGCGGCGCAAGATCGCCGAGGCCAAGCTGGCGCTGGAGATGGAGCGGAAGCTCTCCAAGGACCGCATCCTGGAGCTGTACCTCAACCACATCTACCTGGGAGCGGGGGCGTACGGCATAGAGGCGGCGGCGCGCACCTACTTCGGCAAGCCGGCGGCGAAGCTCACCCTGCTGGAGGCGGCCACGCTGGCCGGGCTTCCGCAGGCGCCCAGCGCGTACAACCCGCGCGAGCACCCCCAGCGCGCGGAGAAGCGGCGCAACCGCGTGCTGGAGATGATGAGGCAGGAGGGTGTCATCACCGCCGCGCTCGCCGCCGAGCTCCAGCGGCACCCGGTGACGGTGGCGCCCCCCACCAACGCCATCCGCTCGCCGTACTTCGTGGAGGCGGTGCGGCGCGAGCTGGAGCCGCGCTTCGGCGAGCTGCTGTACACGGGCGGGCTGCGCATCTACACCGCGCTCGACCCCGTGCTGCAGGAGACGGCGGAGCAGTCGCTGGAGGCGCAGCTCAAGGCGATCGAGGCGGGGACGTACGGCGGGTACGCGCACCCCACCTACGAGCGCTTTACGGCGGGGCTCAAGCCGGACCAGGCGGTGCGCCACACGCCGTACCTGCAGGGGGTGGCGGTGGTGATGGACCCCAACACCGGCGCCGTGATGGCGATGGTGGGCGGGCGCGACTTCAAGCAGTCGCAGTTCAACCGCGCCATCCAGGCGCTCCGCCAGCCGGGCTCCGTCTTCAAGCCCTTCGTCTACGCCGCCGACCTGGAGCGGGGGCGCTCGCCCCTCTTCGCCGTGTCTGACGGGCCGCTGACGGTGGGCACCTGGAGCCCCAAGAACTACGACGGGCGCTACGGCGGATACATGACGCTGCGCTCCGCCCTGCGCAACTCGCGCAATCTGGCCACCATCCGGGTGGGGCGCGACGCGGGCTTCGAGCGGGTCAAGGACCTGGCGCGGCGCGCGGGGATCAGCACGCCCATCCCCGGCTTCCCGTCGGTGTACATCGGCGCGGCGGCGGTGTACCCCATCGACCTCATCTCCGCGTACGCCGCGTTCGGCAACGGCGGCTACCGCGTGGAGCCGCGCTACGTCACCCGCGTGGAAGACCACCAGGGGAAGCTCCTCTGGCAGCCCCCCGCGCCCACGCGCCGCACGGTGGACCCGGCGGTGGGGTGGATCATCACCGACATGATGCGCGAGGTGGTGGACCGCGGCACCGGCTACGGCGTGCGCGACCCCGAGGTCGGGGGGATCTCGTACGACATCCCCATCGCCGGAAAGACGGGGACGACCAACTCCGCAACAGACGTGTGGTTCGTGGGGTACACCCCCGAGCTGCTGACCGGCGTCTGGCTGGGGCTGGACAATCCGCAGACGATCCTCACCGGGAGCGGGGGCACGGGGGGAACGCTGGCGGTGCCGGTGTGGGCGCGGATTATGCGAAAAGCGTACGAAACACGCCGCCCACCTCCGGAATGGCCCCGCCCGCGCAGCGTGGTGGCGCGCCGGGTGAGCGGCGGGCGCGTGCTTACGGCGGACTGCCCCTACGGCGGCGGAACCATCGACTACTTCGCTGCCCGGTACGCACCCCCGGCGAGCTGCGAGGCGCCCGCGGTGCGCACCGAGACCTTTGTCGATCCGACGCCGGAGCTTCCCGGCCGTCCCGTCTTCCCCGGCCAGCCACGCGTGCCGCGGCCGGAAGACTTCATCAAGCCCCAGCCCGCGCAGCCGGAGAAGCGTCCATGAGCTGAGCCGCGGCCGGCGGGGAACCCGAGACGAGAATGAACCCGAAGCTCAAGATCGCGCTCCTCGCCATCCTCGCAATCTCCGTGGTCGGCTTCGGCTGGCTCTGGTTTGCGCCCTGCGGCATGGGCGGCTGCGCACCCGTCAGCGAGCTGGAGCAGTGCCAGGCCGAGGGCTCCGAGCTGCTGGACGCGGACGGCAAGCCCTTCGGCAACCTCTCCAGCGCCAACCGGCGCGTCGTCCCCATCGACTCGGTTCCCGAGTACCTTCCGCAGGCCTTCGTCGCCATCGAGGACCGGCGCTTCTACGACCACGGCGGCGTGGACTGGAAGCGCTTCGGCGGCGCGCTCTTCGCCAACGTCAAGCGCGGCGGCGTGTCGGAGGGCGGCAGCACCATCACCATGCAGCTCGCGCGCAACCTCTTTCCCAAGGCGCTTCCGTACACCGAGCGCTCCATCCGCCGCAAGGTGATGGAGATCCGCGTGGCGCGGCAGATCGAGCGGGCGTTCGGCAAGAAGAAGATCCTCGAGCTGTACATCAACCACATCTACATGGGCGAGGGGGCGTACGGGGTGGAGGCGGCCGCGCGCACCTACTTCGGCAAGCCCGCCGCGCAGCTCACCCTGGCCGAGGCCGCCACCATCGGCGGGCTGGGGCAGCTCCCCTCGCGGCGCAACCCGCGCGAGGACAAGGACGCGGCGCGCACCCGGCGCAACACCGTGCTGCGCGCCATGGCCGACGCCGGCTACGTCTCCCGCGCGGACGCCGAGGCGGCGATGAAGGAGCCGATGCGGGTGTCGCGCCCCGGCAAGGACACGCGGCAGCGAGGCTCGTACTACGTGGAGCGGGTGCGGCGTGAGCTGGAGGACCGGGTGGGCGAGCGCTTCTACACGGCGGGCCTGCGCGTCTACACCGCCTACGACCCCGTCGCCCAGGCCGCCGCGGAGAGCGAGGTGGCGCGCCAGGCCGCGGCCATCGAGTCGGGCGCCTTCGGCAGCTTCAACCATCCCAAGTACACGCGCGGCAAGGAGAGCACCGACGCCTCCGGCACCCCGTACCTGCAGGGCGCGGCGGTGGTGATGGACGCGCGCAACGGCGAGGTGCGGGCGCTGGTGGGCGGGCGCGACTACGAGGACTCCAATTACGACCGCATCTTTCAGGCGCTGCGCCAGCCCGGCTCGGCGTTCAAGCCGTTCGTGTACCTGGCCGCGATCGGGCAGGGAGTGCCCGCCACGCAGAAGTTCGACGACGCGCCGCTCCAGGTGCGGCTGTCGCGCGGCAGCACGTGGAGCCCGCGCAACTACACGGGCACCTTCGACGGCCCCATCACCGTGCGCGACGCG from Longimicrobium sp. includes these protein-coding regions:
- a CDS encoding PBP1A family penicillin-binding protein, with protein sequence MNPKLKIALLAILAISVVGFGWLWFAPCGMGGCAPVSELEQCQAEGSELLDADGKPFGNLSSANRRVVPIDSVPEYLPQAFVAIEDRRFYDHGGVDWKRFGGALFANVKRGGVSEGGSTITMQLARNLFPKALPYTERSIRRKVMEIRVARQIERAFGKKKILELYINHIYMGEGAYGVEAAARTYFGKPAAQLTLAEAATIGGLGQLPSRRNPREDKDAARTRRNTVLRAMADAGYVSRADAEAAMKEPMRVSRPGKDTRQRGSYYVERVRRELEDRVGERFYTAGLRVYTAYDPVAQAAAESEVARQAAAIESGAFGSFNHPKYTRGKESTDASGTPYLQGAAVVMDARNGEVRALVGGRDYEDSNYDRIFQALRQPGSAFKPFVYLAAIGQGVPATQKFDDAPLQVRLSRGSTWSPRNYTGTFDGPITVRDALTRSKNVVTVKLAQEVGMGRVADQARSLGITTPVPENPAVALGSAEVRPIELVGAYATFANMGDRVVPHLVRRVETTDGDVLWEAEEEREQVLEPADAFVLTSMLRDVVDRGTGTPVRAAGFRGVAAGKTGTTNAATDVWFVGYTPELVAAVWFGFDKPQTILRGASGGTLAAPVWGRIMQRVYARRRAPLEWAPPRGVVTETVDRATGLAVMEGCPARGPTYTEYFVNSRPAAEPCNLAGGIYPPMAMDTAWRDEEWGSTDIQLAPVEGYNPDTVGMTDLERRGVNWPELEAQRRAGERPRAPEPGRVETYPDPLPPAPAPRPRRTPARTEETPPAEPRRPRVLGEKAPTPPAPEPAPPPAPAPPDTSSGGSPPGAR
- a CDS encoding GNAT family N-acetyltransferase, which gives rise to MSSIEIRAAGVEDVPLILHFIRRLAEYERLAHEVVATEEGLREGLFGARPGAEVVIAEWEGTPAGFALFFHNFSTFLGRPGLYLEDLFVEPEHRGRGIGRALLAHLARLAVERGCGRLEWWVLDWNEDAIRFYRSLGAVSMDDWTVYRVTGDPLRTLAER
- a CDS encoding PBP1A family penicillin-binding protein; protein product: MAVDTSEWKARARAGWQRLRLAWRNRQERKIVIGLGLVTMASCGTGGVVAAWTRACTGTCPSADQVADFAPRQASQVLDSRGAPLGTFYRERRTVVPIKSLPRYVPLAFVSIEDARFYHHEGVDPMRVVGAIRDNVLGGFGATGGSTITMQLARNLFPQQLPAGEKSMRRKIAEAKLALEMERKLSKDRILELYLNHIYLGAGAYGIEAAARTYFGKPAAKLTLLEAATLAGLPQAPSAYNPREHPQRAEKRRNRVLEMMRQEGVITAALAAELQRHPVTVAPPTNAIRSPYFVEAVRRELEPRFGELLYTGGLRIYTALDPVLQETAEQSLEAQLKAIEAGTYGGYAHPTYERFTAGLKPDQAVRHTPYLQGVAVVMDPNTGAVMAMVGGRDFKQSQFNRAIQALRQPGSVFKPFVYAADLERGRSPLFAVSDGPLTVGTWSPKNYDGRYGGYMTLRSALRNSRNLATIRVGRDAGFERVKDLARRAGISTPIPGFPSVYIGAAAVYPIDLISAYAAFGNGGYRVEPRYVTRVEDHQGKLLWQPPAPTRRTVDPAVGWIITDMMREVVDRGTGYGVRDPEVGGISYDIPIAGKTGTTNSATDVWFVGYTPELLTGVWLGLDNPQTILTGSGGTGGTLAVPVWARIMRKAYETRRPPPEWPRPRSVVARRVSGGRVLTADCPYGGGTIDYFAARYAPPASCEAPAVRTETFVDPTPELPGRPVFPGQPRVPRPEDFIKPQPAQPEKRP